The Garra rufa chromosome 20, GarRuf1.0, whole genome shotgun sequence genome contains the following window.
aaaatattaaaaaaaaaaacaagcaagccctgcctagatttaaaaagtaacgcaaaagtaacgtaacacattactttccataaaaagtaactaacgttattcgtttgttttttagcgagtaactcaatattggaatgcattagttttaaaagtaactttccccaacactgctcttACTACTTACTATTAATACTTCAGCGTTAGTAAAATGGaaggctgtgattggttcatctTAAAAAGCGCTGAGGAAAGTAACAGGTACCACATGGCGCTGTGTACAGTAGATTTTTACAGCCACTGAAATCAAAGTGCACAGTGAACAGTTAAcattacaaaattatttttaataaatttaaactCAACATGACTGATTTAAATGTGCTTAAATATTTGGTAAATAACGTACCAGTCCAGAGTCCAGACTATGGAAAGCCCAAAGGTGTGGGCTTGAAATCCAGTCTCTCTGCTACACATACAAAAAACTAAAGGATTCAATTTAAAAGGACAGCAACAGAGCAATCTCCATTCAAGAACACACCTCGAACTTTACAGTTTCTACATCTCACCAGGCAAGTGAACAGAGAAACGAGTTTTTATCTTCGAGTCAATTGAATCGATTCGTTAAATGATTCATTGCTTCAGAGCTCAAAACACTGCACGCTGAGGACATCTGCTGGTCAAACAACGAAAGCCTTGAAACAACCATATTGCGCAGTAACAAAATGCTTCGgagaatatatttatattatattcatcCATGGTTTCATAGACAAGCCTTaggcctagtcctagactaaaagtctgagctggttcaactgaaagaaacttgattttaaaatgacagatttgttgttttgtctcgagatgcacaccagtaatctTTTTATCTAAGGCATATTtacaaaaactatttaaatattcttactgaactatggcctaatcctggtttaaccTAAAACCTGTCTGTTACACCGGCTTTAATCTTGCTTTTTTGTCTTAAATATGCAgctaataatacaatatttgAGTTTTACTTGCATTTATGGCCTATATCTtctgatacagtgccttgcaaaagtattcacaccccttcatttttgtcacattttgttttgttgcagcatgatgttaaactgctttaaattagtttttccccacatcaatctacactccatacaccataataatgacaaagcaaaaaccagatctgcaaatgttacaaatgtattaaaaaataaacactgaaataagtagattgcacaagtattcatacccttaactcagttaCATTGTTTTGATTTTAGCACAACTTTGATGAAtagttttgatccacttcaaatattGACTACAGCATGTAGTATATACATAGACATAGAGAGAAAAACCGTTTTCCCACACATTAGTATTTTGTTGCATAGGgttttatatcaaatatttatTATGTTTCACATGTTTACAAATATGAACACCCAACAGCTATCATTTCGTATAGAAGATATTTAGAGCACGGCTGTGTACATTTACAGGCTGAATGTGACGTTTTACTAAAAGAGGACAGTTCAATCGTGCACTTCTGTAGGACATATGAACGCTTAAATACAAAAAACATCTTGGCATGTACATGTTTGTGCGGTGGAATAGACAAAACCGCAATAACACAAGAAAAGGGACTTTATACATTTAGCATCTTGGGGCTGCATTACACAAACCTCCTTTCGTAATTCTCAACTTAAGAGTGAAAATACCATGGTTAATAAATCCTCATATGAATATATTTAGGACTGAACATGTAGTGTATTTCCCCAGTGGGATTTTTTTTAATCCACATATAATTCGAAAGCTTGTAAATTCAGAGAAGTGATGACAAATCACATGCTGGAGATCAAGAGCGTTTGCGTTTACATGTATTATAAAATCAGAGCACATATGTGGTGTCCAAAAGTAATTGTTTTGATCTAGTAGCATTACTAAACTAAATCACAACATATTGTTTGAATAAagtcaatggaaaacttattgaTTCTAAACATTTGGGGTCATTTGAATAATGATATTGCAAGCCATTCTTGACACCAAAACCTAAAATCATGAAGCTCTTAATAaatgacatttatttaaaacttataTTCACAAGATAACATTGTTTTTCTGCTTTACTGAACCCCCCTAAGCCCTCAGCAAAAATGTGCATGTTTGAGAGAACGACGCAAGAAAAAGATGTGAAGTTTGAATCCATACGTAGGTGCTTCATTTTACTGTTTAACCCTGATCTAAGAGCAAATTCACCCGAAATCTAATCTTAAGTTAAACATTTACAAAAATGGAAAGCAGGTCTGAAATGAGTGCTAAACCGCAGGCTTTCTGTGCGTCTTCTCCAGGTGCCGGCCGTACCTGCCAGCGCTGCGTTTGTATTGGCCTTCCACAGTCCAGAGTCCACAGAGACCCATTCATCCAGGTCATTTCAGAAAGATCAGGTAAAACCCCATACACATGCAGGACGCCGCCACCGCGATGTGGAGCCGTGTGCCTATTACTGCGGCTGCAGAGAACAGAGAAGCATGTGAAACCTCACTGCAACATCATTGCCTTCAACACAGATCCAACTGACGACTCACCTTTGTAAAAGACTCCCCAAACACCTTTCTTCTCAGACAAGAGCCAGCTGTTCAGACGAGGGACCTTCTTCAGATACGCACACGTGCAAATGAACAGAAGCCCAAATACAAGAATGCCGTCGAACGAGTACACTGTGAACAAAGAGCACAGCGTTAACCCTCTGATACAAGCagtttaaaaagtgttaaaaatgtttttaaccctctgggcctcctcatttagGGGTCACagttggctccctcgcggtcaaaagtgaccgaagccttaaaaagtaacttttttttttcttcaggaaaatcaattaaacaCATGTtcgttcaataatattttgtgattattatttagaattttgagcatttttttacgaatctatgcaatatttatacagttttaatgaacaatttttCCCACtggaattatattttatattattttttttaatttaattatgtatttattatttttcaataaatacaacatttcacattaaaatagagtaaaagcatttaaaatccattttttaaagtgaaaattgcaccatctagtggcataaaaaaataaaaacttgtgtaatgtcatgtaacctcctgtatctccctatatacatatatacaggggctttgggattcctattgttgttgtttttttactgtttcttcattttaataggctttgcatttagaaatatattcagacattttaaaagattacttttggcaaggtttagatattttttgattgGGTAAATATCAGGTTttacatttttctgcttatttctgtgtgtctgtgtgtgtgtgtgtgtgtgcgtgtgtgtgtcagttctgtacttttgttattttagagtgtcagtccttgcttgctgaacacttcttttcagcacagtggctgatttgtagcttgtactaccaaaagattctctgaattatcgcattttttcatatttcccattcatttcctatgtcggtcatttttgaccgcgaaggagccaagtgtgactattttttttgaccttttaacatatccgaatcatgtcactgatttttttgtgtactcacatagataatgcaacaaaagtcaccaagtgtcatctcattctgatgaagctacgatttgtaaaaattcaaaacataacatttttcggtcaaaaatgaccgaagaggcccagagggatAATTGAGTTTTACTTtaactaaaactttttttaaattattttaaattattagggatgcaccgaatgttcggcaaccaaaattatttggcCGAAAATAGCACAAAACCCCCCCCCAAATAAACaaaaggccaaataaattataccgaacaacgtgacacgatcaaatagaggtgcTCACTAATGCAGCAAATATGACGTCAgcgtggaagcatttaaaactgtccgagaaaagCAAAAAATCATTGCAAGCACCGACAGCAAGAGACTGTTTGAATGTTGATTTTGAATGTttatgaaagaagtctcttaggcTCAccataactgcatttatttgctcaaaaatacagcacaattaattaattaaactacTTTCTGCAattaaatctgaattttcagcatcattacttcagtcttcagtgtcacatgatccttcaagaatcattctaatatgattttctgctcaacatttttcattattattaatataataattgctGTGTTTTAATCAAATAACACAGTCTTGGTGAGCACAAGTGGCTTCTTTTAAAATCTCAATTATtcattttgtgtatgtgtgtgtaatacaataaaaatataagatATTCAATTTTGTTATTCaatctaaatatcttcatggaacatattatttacttaacatcctaatgatttttagcataaaacaaaaatcatgtTGACCCATTAGACTGGTTTAgagctccagggtcacatatttgtattaatatacactcaaataaaaatatttgtgcCTACATTTAGGAATCAGCATTGCATTAAGAATTTCCATACATTCAGATTAGTTATAACTTGaactaataaatattttaaaaatgtgataAACTAAATGTAAATGCACAATAAACAGGTTTATATATTTATCACCAATAAATCCAATTTTGTAACATCTCAACCACTGCTTGTTCCACAACTAGTCATCATATAACAACGACCATATGTTTAACTGATTCAATTTGTTTTCTCGATGAACAAATTTATGCTGATCCTAGGCAATGCCAAAATAATGcaagcccccatccaagctgacagagatggagaggtgaaaaggtgaggcaaagaatggcagataattgccaaatgcagatgtgcaaagcttgtcacatcagacccaaaaagacttgaggctgtaaaggtgcttcaactatggactgagttaagggtatgaatacttatgcaatctacttatttaagtgatttatttttaataaatgtgtaaaatttgcaaatctggtttttgctttgtcattattatggtgtatggagtgtagattgatgtggggaaaaactaatttaaagcagtttaacataatgctgcaacaaaacgaaatgtgaaaaaaatgaaggggtatgaatacttttgcaaggcactgtatgccataatttatctacttttttttttttgtacagaaaTCTTACCTGTTTCATTTATGTATGACTGACAGACATGTTTGTTAATGTTAAAACTGTGCCATCCAAGCAAATGGAAATTGTATATGCAATTCAAATccattttagaaataaatttcAAGATTCAAACCAACCAGCTATGTGTGCTCAAactatttaaaggaacacttcactttttttggaaataggctcattctccaactccgcCCGAGTttttaagttgagttttactgttttgaaatccattcagccgttctcctgttctggcgatatcacgtttagcatagcttagcatagatcattgaatcctattagaccagtagcatcgcgttcaaaaatgaccaacgagtttcaatattttcaAATCGCATCTtaacattttccgccggtattagtacatgatataactgcaaaagagtcaagttttaaataggaaaaatattgaaactcgttggtcatttttgaacgcgatgctattggtctaataggattcaatgatctatgctaagctatgctaaaagtgatatcgccagaacaggagaacggctgaatggatttcaaaacagtaaaactcaacttaaaaACTCGGgcggagttggagaatgagcctatttccaaaaaaaatggagtgttcctttaatataatATGGAAAGTTGATGATTTGTCAATTATAGTTGGTGACATTCTTTGTCTAAGTAAAAGGGGGCCGACATGACGGATCATATTTGAACTGCATAATGTGTTTGTATAGACATTTGACAGTAATTTAGATCTAAATGCAATAGCTACTTCCAGAGGATCTTTAATGTTTACACAGTGATCAGTGTTAATGTGTCTGACTGAATCTGTCAGTCTGTTTTACACTGTTGCATTGTTTACGCTGAACGATCATATTTATAAAAGCATTTTGATTTAGATGGCATTATGATATCATGCTCGTGTTTTAACAGTAGCTTGCAGTGATATTGAGATAAAGTTAAACCAGCTGCGGCCCCATAATGAGCCAcgtccacaaacacacacacaactgacTGACAGCATTCATCTGTATCTCACCACAGAGTCCTCCAGTACATATCTCCTGAGTTCACCTCATAAAACAAGTGTTTATTAACATACCGTTTGTCATTTTCGCAGCTTTCAAATCCCGTGTTGAGAAGAAGCGCAAGTTGCCAATGGTATTTTATTTACTCTCTTCATCAGTTCCGCATAGACAGCACAGGCTTCCGGAACGTTTCCGCTACCGCGGGAAATGACCGTACAAAATAAAAGCCTTCGTTTCTTTACAGGTAAAACTGCCTGAGGTACAAACAGTAGTGTTTTTATACTAGGTAGGTTTCAGAGaaatcaaaatatttgtattttaccAAAGACAGCAgtgaagtattttgactttactcaagtaaattttTCTTTGTCATCATTTTTTAAACtacactacatttcataaataaaagttgCTGTTTGTTTAATGGGAGACACTAAaggcaaaacatttttttcatgcacctgtcaagtttgagattttgggctttttggtgtttcataaagtgtttttttttttcagactagtggaaggaaaacacccaaaagacactgttaagtgtttcttttatagcactttatctatttgtgtcaatagatttcgattacaatccatatttgtaaaggccgttttttcaaaatgagttttttctcctacactgagccataaatctccacttcagtagcacttacacacaccacactttacatttgtattcctgtctatattctgaaggtttttacagagggatttgttcatatatactttgctttattttattccccaaaaagtGGTAAGAAAAATACACTGTTTTCTGTcagttctaagtttttttctgaattatggagtgacaaaatgagatactcaAATcacctctttaaaaaacatttgactcaaatatgtccaaaaaaaaattaaacaagaattttgaaactgacttcatccagtgtttagattttttactagaaatgtatgcaaataagcacatatttcattaaataatggctcatttgcataagTAAACCTAGCATTTTAAATACTTGTAATTCAGAAAATGTTTGCAATTTTTagcctattcacctgcagtgtctcgccttaacctTTAATACTTAAGAACGTTAAAAATGTTGTACTTTCTTCTACTAAAGTaaatctttgaattacttttactcATTGTAAGATAAGAAAGTAAAAGATTTCTAATGTAACAAAGtattaaatgatatttaatatgaaatgtagtgcagtaaaaaatacaacattatgctttggaatgttgtgaagtaaagttttgtaaagaaaaaacaCTGATAAAGTACAAACACTTGAAGTATGTTTACAgcagagtaaaaatacttcactactgtccacCTTTGTATTctacaaaataataattacaattacacattttttatatatataaaattgtaatttCAATAAATGAATATATGTTACATATGATTAAttaaatagtttatatatgtgagccaggaccacaaaaccagtcataagtgtcaattttttaaaattgagatttatacattatctgaaaacggaataaataagctttccattgatgtatggatgtgttaggataggacaatatttggccaagagacaactatttgaaaatctgagggtgcaaaaacaaaattctaaatattgagaaaatcacctttaaagttgtccaaattaagttattagcaatgcatattactaatcaaaaattaagttttgatatatttacagtagaaaatttacaaaatatcttcatggaacattatctttacttaatatcataatgatttttggcataaaagaaacattttgactcatacaatatatttttggctattgctacaaatatacccgtgctacttaagttttgtgtgttgttgttgttgtttttttgagtgATTGTTAGTTCTTTACAAAGTAAAAGTAAAGCTCACAAACTATTCTTTGATTCAACAAAATTAGTTTAAAGagcttttatattttttgtaatttctgCTGATGATTTAAACAGGATTTACTGcagcaactatttgaaaatctggaatctgagggtgcaaaaaaaaaaaatccaaatattgagaaaatcacctttaaatttgtccaaataaagttcttagcaatgcatattactaatcaacaattaagttttgatatatttatggtaagaaatgtacaaaatatcttcatggaatatgatctttacttaatatcctaatgatttttggcataaaagaaacattttgactCATGcgatatatttttggctattgctacaaccaaaagactggttttgtgtgttgttgttttttaatgaatatattgTGACTTGAGTGATTGTTAACTCTTTACAAAGTAAAAGTAAAGCTCACAAACTATTCTTTGATGCAACAAAAGAGCTTTTCTCATTTTCGTCATTTCTGTTGCTGATTTGACCAGGATTTACCGCAGCAAACCCACAGATGCGAGGCTTGTTTACTATCCTAAAATGATTTAAAGAGACTTTCATATTAAATCAAAGCCGAATGCAGCTGATATCCGCAGTGACACAGACACGAGTGTTTCCCACCGTCTCTAACAGCATCCTGGCAGGAGCTCTCAATGACAATGTTCTTGGCAGGAGAAAGAGAGCATAAGGTGCACTCAGCTGTCGTCTGACAGACTTGGCAGCCGCTGTGTTGGCAtgttttatttgtgtgtgtatgtcCTAATGCCAGTGCCACACTTACAATGAGCTGTTAAGCTGTTAGTGTCTACCTCAACTCAGTCATGGTTTCTTAAAGCATTAGTGGTAGTCTACAATTGTTCTTCTGTTTTCCTAAAACGACATGTGGACCTTAAGAAGAATCTACGAATCTTGTTCCACATGCTAAACAAATTTGATTGACTATAAACACATTTCTGCTTGTATACTAAGAGAATAGGTCTTAGCGGGTTCATTTTTCTAAACAACAAAGTATAgactagaatagtttattttgacATGAATAACATGTCATGTCTTGAAGTACATAATTTGTTAAAACTATTGTATTATTATGGGTCAAGCACTGAAGATGCGAATGCACTTATTGTATTCGTTGGCGTtggcgttcttcttcttcttccgtttcttcttctgctgttgagtctatggcagcccatagaaccgcttgtgggaaagttgtgaaatttggcacactgatagaggacagtcctaacattaaccatagcaagtttggagtctctaactcaaactctttagcgccaccacttgttcaAAATTTCACTTGTGTATATGCTAATAACCTTTGAACCGTAAGACACagaatcaaaattctttttttctcaaagtCTGAActccaaaattggctcagatcatcttcagaccatgttggcaaaaagttatggaattcaagttgattagtcaaactgttctcgAATACCATGCAAACAAATTCTATGAAAAGCATGCAAAATTGGaagtgaggctatatctccgcagcGGTTCtacgtattgagaccaaacttggtgtgtgtgataacaagcatgacctgaggctacctgcagtgtttcggtgCAGTGCCATCTAGTGGTCAAGAGATATGAAAAAACtactgaatggtttggccaaaaatcttaAAACTCCCTTGTTAGATTCAAAGGGGCATGGCGAGTTGaacggcaccatgccctgacagtactcaaaaaaaatgctaataacttctgatgaaaattgcttattgtaatgaaagtaatctcaatattccttgggtcatgctgaaaacattgataccaattacgccaaaattggccaaacctcctgtccgccattttgattaatgttgaaaaactcctcctagactgttggtccaaTTTTCTTTACCAAATTTAACTTgaaatcatcttcagaccatgctgacaaaaagttattttTCATGTCGAAATATGAAACCGTTTTCGTTATTTTAAGaccactttcattacaataggctaatgcaatccacagttattagcatttttggaaatttcataattgatggttaatgaatggtttattactcttgaccaataggtggcgctgttaccaaactgatgtggtgtgatcagtgtgaggtgacaacgGCACACACAAAATTTGGcgcaaatatgtcaaagctttgcggAGATACAGCTTCggatgcactttggcatctttccagcaaattcattgatgcgttaaacgAAAACTGTTTTGCATTTTGACATGAAATATATaccacacaccaagtttggtctcaatacgccaaaccgttgcggagatatagcctcacatccatttttgtgtgcttttcgtagaatttgttTGCACATTATTTGAGAACAATtggactaatcaacttgaattgcataactttttgccagcatggtctga
Protein-coding sequences here:
- the tmem167b gene encoding protein kish-B, producing the protein MTNVYSFDGILVFGLLFICTCAYLKKVPRLNSWLLSEKKGVWGVFYKAAVIGTRLHIAVAASCMCMGFYLIFLK